In Solanum pennellii chromosome 3, SPENNV200, a single window of DNA contains:
- the LOC107013088 gene encoding uncharacterized protein LOC107013088 → MGCVLSSIEKTPSKSNIELQITTTHRSPPLTLPFLEQEEEVKEILSEIPITINNPINHSIHDQKNNILEKKFSIEKSQSHNIHDTHVFKIARIFNPKDEFSRVGLDQNEIAREPSKRIRVGSDPKEITKELSKSIRVESDTIKDLGGHIRVGSDSKEMITEFRQRSPANYRNNTSPVRRSGNLSGSGQVRNTSPARKSNHLSGSGQIRNTSPARKSDHLYGSGHIRNHSPGRVGSRKNTGGLSRKDNGESSCRRSRSPVICGDQNNGGTRNSISRCPSTRKSGKSPGRVRSELGDRRRSPAEAGNGNRENNNNYKRSLTSGNNESIENPLVTLECFIFI, encoded by the coding sequence ATGGGTTGTGTTCTTAGTTCTATTGAAAAAACTCCGTCAAAATCTAATATCGAATTACAAATCACAACTACTCATAGATCTCCACCATTAACCCTTCCATTTctagaacaagaagaagaagtcaAAGAAATTCTATCGGAAATTCCAATTACTATCAATAACCCCATAAATCATAGTATTCatgaccaaaaaaataatattctcgAAAAAAAATTCTCTATCGAAAAAAGTCAGTCCCATAACATTCATGACACTCATGTTTTCAAAATAGCAAGAATTTTCAATCCAAAAGACGAATTCTCCCGGGTCGGGTTGGATCAAAATGAGATAGCCCGAGAGCCTAGCAAGAGAATCCGGGTCGGGTCAGACCCGAAAGAGATTACCAAAGAACTCAGTAAGAGCATCCGGGTCGAGTCAGATACGATCAAAGATCTCGGTGGACATATTCGGGTCGGGTCAGATTCGAAAGAGATGATCACAGAATTCCGGCAGAGGTCTCCAGCAAATTACCGGAACAATACATCTCCAGTTAGAAGATCCGGTAACTTATCCGGGTCGGGTCAGGTCCGGAACACATCTCCAGCTAGAAAATCTAATCACCTATCCGGGTCGGGTCAGATTCGAAACACATCTCCCGCTAGAAAATCCGATCACTTATACGGGTCGGGTCATATTCGGAATCATTctccgggtcgggtcgggtcaaGAAAGAATACGGGCGGGTTATCGAGAAAAGATAATGGTGAGAGTTCATGCCGGAGATCGAGGTCACCGGTGATATGTGGAGATCAAAATAACGGAGGAACGAGGAATAGCATAAGTCGATGCCCGTCTACGAGGAAATCCGGTAAGTCACCGGGAAGGGTGAGATCGGAATTGGGTGACCGGCGCCGGAGTCCGGCGGAGGCTGGAAATGGtaatagagaaaataataataattacaagaGGTCTTTAACAAGTGGAAATAATGAATCTATTGAAAATCCACTTGTGACCTTagaatgttttatttttatttaa